In Kitasatospora sp. NBC_00240, the following are encoded in one genomic region:
- a CDS encoding helix-turn-helix domain-containing protein, producing the protein MAADRAERRTATLKRLEKSSGKLASAAIARMDDQLGWYRRMPPEHRSWIGLVAQAGIAAFTEWYRHPDAPQAISTDVFGTAPRELTRAITLRQTVELIRTTIEVMEEAIEEVAAPGDEADMRESVLVYAREIAFATAQVYAQAAEARGAWDARLEALVVNSLLSGDADEGVLSRAAALGWGQPSQVRVVMGSAPDGDSELVVEAIRRAARYAKLHVLTGVLGKRLVVVVGGDKEPVHAARALIGQFAPGPVVVGPTVGDLLSATRSAHAAAAGLRACAAWPDAPRPVLADDLLPERALAGDKAARRQLVEEIYTPLDEAGSALLETLSVYLEQASSLEGAARMLFVHPNTVRYRLRRVTDVTGYAPSDVRSAFTLRIALALGRLGTVGEQN; encoded by the coding sequence CTGGCGGCCGACCGCGCCGAGCGGCGGACCGCGACCCTGAAACGGCTGGAGAAGTCCTCGGGCAAGCTGGCCTCGGCCGCGATCGCCCGGATGGACGACCAGCTCGGCTGGTACCGGCGGATGCCGCCGGAGCACCGGTCCTGGATCGGCCTGGTCGCGCAGGCGGGCATCGCCGCCTTCACCGAGTGGTACCGGCACCCGGACGCGCCGCAGGCGATCTCCACCGACGTCTTCGGCACCGCGCCGCGCGAGCTGACCAGGGCCATCACGCTGCGTCAGACCGTCGAGCTGATCCGCACCACCATCGAGGTGATGGAGGAGGCCATCGAGGAGGTGGCCGCCCCCGGCGACGAGGCCGACATGCGCGAGTCGGTGCTCGTGTACGCCCGGGAGATCGCCTTCGCCACCGCGCAGGTCTACGCCCAGGCGGCGGAGGCGCGCGGGGCCTGGGACGCCCGGCTGGAGGCGCTGGTCGTCAACTCGCTGCTCTCCGGTGACGCGGACGAGGGTGTGCTGTCCCGGGCGGCCGCGCTCGGCTGGGGCCAGCCGAGCCAGGTCCGGGTGGTGATGGGCAGCGCGCCGGACGGGGACAGCGAGCTGGTGGTGGAGGCGATCCGACGGGCCGCCAGGTACGCCAAGCTGCACGTCCTGACGGGTGTGCTGGGCAAGCGCCTGGTGGTGGTGGTCGGCGGCGACAAGGAGCCGGTCCACGCGGCCCGGGCGCTGATCGGCCAGTTCGCGCCCGGCCCGGTGGTGGTCGGCCCGACCGTCGGCGACCTGCTGTCGGCGACCAGGTCGGCGCACGCGGCGGCGGCCGGTCTGCGGGCCTGCGCGGCCTGGCCGGACGCCCCGCGCCCGGTCCTGGCGGACGACCTGCTGCCGGAGCGCGCGCTCGCCGGGGACAAGGCCGCCCGCCGCCAGCTGGTGGAGGAGATCTACACACCGCTGGACGAGGCGGGATCGGCGCTGCTGGAAACGCTGAGTGTGTACCTGGAGCAGGCGTCCTCGCTGGAGGGCGCCGCCCGGATGCTCTTCGTCCACCCCAACACGGTGCGCTACCGGCTCCGACGTGTGACTGACGTCACGGGCTATGCTCCCTCCGACGTACGGTCGGCCTTCACGCTGCGCATCGCACTCGCACTGGGCCGGCTCGGCACGGTCGGGGAGCAGAACTGA
- a CDS encoding TIGR03086 family metal-binding protein, translating into MDLSQDPRPLYRLALGQLEKLLAEVTPEALGNATPCTEFDLRELLSHTVGGVHRIAYIGEGGRAQDVAAACGDIEDDEWPAAFGRARARVTAAWAEDAKLDRPSVAPWGEVPGRGALGGYVMEAVTHSWDIARALDSTLPLDDGLALAALGIAEAVLPADIRGFVPFGEVRPVPADAAPYARLAGWLGREA; encoded by the coding sequence ATGGACCTGTCCCAGGACCCCCGCCCGCTGTACCGGCTCGCGCTCGGCCAGTTGGAGAAGCTGCTCGCCGAGGTGACCCCCGAGGCCCTCGGCAACGCCACCCCGTGCACCGAGTTCGACCTCCGGGAGCTGCTGAGCCACACCGTCGGCGGCGTGCACCGGATCGCCTACATCGGGGAGGGCGGCCGGGCCCAGGACGTGGCGGCCGCCTGCGGCGACATCGAGGACGACGAGTGGCCCGCCGCCTTCGGGCGGGCCCGCGCCCGGGTGACGGCCGCCTGGGCCGAGGACGCCAAGCTGGACCGGCCGAGTGTGGCCCCCTGGGGCGAGGTGCCGGGCCGGGGCGCCCTGGGCGGCTACGTGATGGAGGCGGTCACGCACTCCTGGGACATCGCCCGGGCGCTCGACAGCACCCTCCCGCTGGACGACGGCCTGGCCCTGGCCGCGCTGGGGATCGCCGAGGCCGTGCTGCCCGCCGACATCCGCGGCTTCGTCCCGTTCGGCGAGGTCCGGCCCGTCCCGGCGGACGCGGCGCCCTACGCCCGGCTGGCCGGCTGGCTCGGCCGGGAGGCCTGA
- a CDS encoding serine hydrolase domain-containing protein, with protein sequence MQSLRMIEDWPVTNAATAVVRGADGALLGENGPQEHPFPLASVTKLLSAYAVLVAVEEGVFELDDPAGPDGSTVRHLLAHTSGLAFDEQRTMAAPGTRRLYSNAGFDVLADTLAKASGIPFAQYVAEAVFQPLGMAASYLDTGHRSPAGAGGVSTVADLVRFTTELQAPRLLDRSTVETATRFVAFPGLSGVLPGFGHRKPNDWGLGFEIRGEKAPHWTGSTSSPATFGHFGQSGTFLWVDPTAGVACVALTDRDFGPWAAEAWPAFTDAVLDELDG encoded by the coding sequence ATGCAGAGCTTGCGGATGATCGAGGACTGGCCGGTTACCAACGCGGCGACGGCCGTGGTGCGCGGCGCGGACGGCGCGCTGCTGGGCGAGAACGGGCCGCAGGAGCACCCGTTCCCGCTGGCGTCGGTGACCAAGCTGCTCAGCGCGTACGCGGTGCTGGTCGCGGTCGAGGAGGGCGTCTTCGAGCTGGACGACCCGGCGGGCCCGGACGGGTCCACGGTGCGTCATCTGCTGGCCCACACCTCCGGCCTGGCCTTCGACGAGCAGCGGACCATGGCGGCGCCGGGCACCCGGCGGCTGTACTCCAACGCCGGCTTCGACGTGCTCGCCGATACCCTGGCGAAGGCGTCCGGCATCCCGTTCGCGCAGTACGTGGCGGAGGCGGTGTTCCAGCCGCTCGGCATGGCGGCCTCGTACCTGGACACCGGGCACCGTTCGCCGGCCGGCGCCGGCGGCGTCTCCACGGTGGCCGACCTGGTCCGGTTCACCACCGAGCTGCAGGCGCCGCGCCTGCTGGACCGCTCGACCGTCGAGACCGCCACCCGTTTCGTCGCCTTCCCCGGGCTGAGCGGCGTACTGCCGGGCTTCGGGCACCGCAAGCCCAACGACTGGGGCCTGGGCTTCGAGATCCGCGGCGAGAAGGCCCCGCACTGGACGGGCAGCACCAGCTCGCCGGCGACGTTCGGTCATTTCGGGCAGTCCGGGACCTTCCTGTGGGTCGACCCGACCGCGGGGGTGGCGTGCGTCGCCCTCACCGACCGCGACTTCGGCCCGTGGGCGGCCGAGGCCTGGCCGGCCTTCACCGACGCCGTGCTGGACGAGCTGGACGGCTGA
- a CDS encoding ACP S-malonyltransferase — protein MLVIVAPGQGAQTPGFLSPWLEVDGVADRLRGWSDVAGLDLVRFGTEASEEEIKDTAVAQPLLVAAGLVTARALFPDEDLAREVVGAVAGHSVGEITAAAGAGVLSAHDALTFVRERSLGMAEAAAATATGMAALLGGDPEAVAAKLAEHGLTAANNNGGGQIVAAGTLAQLEALKADPPAGTRLIPLKVAGAFHTEHMAPGVRRLAELAPTLKVSDPAVAYVSNRDGEVVQSGAEVLDRLVSQVSNPVRWDLCMETLQQLGATAVIELSPAGTLTNLVKRNVKGVATLALKTPADLDKARALVAEHGAHASGGQEQNA, from the coding sequence GTGCTCGTAATCGTCGCCCCTGGACAGGGTGCCCAGACTCCCGGATTCCTCAGCCCCTGGCTGGAGGTGGACGGCGTCGCCGACCGCCTGCGCGGCTGGTCCGACGTCGCCGGGCTCGACCTGGTGCGCTTCGGAACCGAGGCCTCCGAGGAGGAGATCAAGGACACCGCGGTGGCCCAGCCGCTGCTGGTCGCCGCCGGCCTGGTGACCGCCCGCGCGCTCTTCCCGGACGAGGACCTCGCCCGTGAGGTCGTCGGCGCGGTGGCCGGCCACAGCGTCGGTGAGATCACCGCCGCCGCCGGCGCCGGTGTGCTCAGCGCACACGACGCGCTGACCTTTGTCCGTGAGCGGAGCCTGGGGATGGCCGAGGCCGCCGCGGCCACCGCGACCGGCATGGCCGCCCTGCTCGGCGGGGACCCGGAGGCGGTCGCCGCCAAGCTCGCCGAGCACGGCCTGACCGCGGCCAACAACAACGGCGGCGGGCAGATCGTCGCGGCCGGCACGCTGGCCCAGCTGGAGGCCCTCAAGGCCGACCCGCCGGCCGGCACCCGGCTGATCCCGCTGAAGGTGGCGGGGGCCTTCCACACCGAGCACATGGCCCCGGGCGTGCGGCGCCTCGCCGAGTTGGCGCCGACCCTGAAGGTCTCCGACCCGGCCGTGGCGTACGTCTCCAACCGGGACGGCGAGGTCGTGCAGTCCGGCGCCGAGGTGCTGGACCGGCTGGTGTCGCAGGTCTCGAACCCGGTCCGCTGGGACCTCTGCATGGAGACCCTCCAGCAGCTGGGCGCCACCGCCGTGATCGAGCTCTCGCCGGCCGGCACCCTCACCAACCTGGTCAAGCGCAACGTCAAGGGTGTCGCGACGCTGGCCCTGAAGACCCCTGCCGATCTCGACAAGGCTCGTGCGCTGGTGGCCGAGCACGGTGCCCACGCGTCCGGCGGTCAGGAGCAGAACGCATGA
- a CDS encoding aldo/keto reductase — MTIPTTKLGSTGPVVGVQGLGCMGMSEFYGPTDTPEALATLDAALDLGVTLFDTADIYGAGHNEELIGPFVRANRDRVVLATKFAIERREDDPAWRGVRNDPAYIRLAVDASLRRLGVDVIDLYYMHRRDPAVPFAESVGAMAELVQAGKVRHLGLSEVTGAELREAHAVHPIAALQSEWSIFSRDVERTAVPAAAELGVAFVPYSPLGRGFLTGAFTAAEELSQGDYRRRHPQFSGPNAEGNALLVEPILKIAAAREVGAAQVALAWVHQRVEVHGLPVVPIPGTRRRSRLAENTAAATLRLTAEELAELEPIAARVAGSRYADMSFTSAGRE; from the coding sequence ATGACCATCCCCACCACCAAGCTCGGCAGTACCGGCCCCGTCGTCGGCGTCCAAGGCCTCGGCTGCATGGGCATGAGCGAGTTCTACGGTCCGACCGACACCCCCGAGGCGCTCGCCACCCTGGACGCCGCCCTCGACCTCGGCGTCACCCTGTTCGACACCGCCGACATCTACGGCGCCGGGCACAACGAGGAGCTGATCGGCCCGTTCGTCCGCGCCAACCGCGATCGCGTGGTGCTGGCCACCAAGTTCGCCATCGAGCGGCGCGAGGACGACCCGGCCTGGCGCGGTGTGCGCAACGACCCGGCCTACATCCGGCTCGCCGTCGACGCCTCGCTGCGCCGGCTCGGCGTGGACGTCATCGACCTCTACTACATGCACCGCCGCGACCCGGCCGTCCCGTTCGCCGAGTCGGTCGGCGCGATGGCCGAGCTGGTGCAGGCCGGCAAGGTGCGCCACCTCGGTCTCTCCGAGGTCACCGGCGCCGAGCTGCGGGAGGCGCACGCCGTGCACCCGATCGCCGCCCTGCAGTCCGAGTGGTCGATCTTCTCCCGGGACGTCGAGCGCACGGCCGTCCCCGCCGCCGCCGAGCTCGGGGTCGCCTTCGTGCCGTACTCGCCGCTCGGCCGGGGCTTCCTGACCGGCGCGTTCACCGCCGCCGAGGAGCTCTCGCAGGGGGACTACCGGCGCCGGCACCCGCAGTTCAGCGGCCCGAACGCCGAGGGCAACGCCCTGCTGGTGGAGCCGATCCTGAAGATCGCCGCCGCCCGCGAGGTCGGCGCCGCGCAGGTCGCCCTGGCCTGGGTGCACCAGCGTGTCGAGGTGCACGGCCTGCCGGTGGTGCCGATCCCGGGCACCCGCCGACGGAGCCGGCTGGCGGAGAACACCGCCGCCGCCACCCTGCGGCTGACCGCCGAGGAGCTCGCCGAGCTGGAGCCGATCGCGGCCCGGGTCGCCGGCAGCCGGTACGCCGACATGTCGTTCACCTCGGCCGGGCGCGAGTAG
- a CDS encoding pirin family protein, whose protein sequence is MTDAAIRPRTDLRRTAERYLSTPATGIETRHAFSFSGHYDPRNTHFGALLACNEERLAPGAGFDEHRHRDTEIVTVVLEGALAHRDSDGHSGVVRPGMVQHLGAGSGVTHTERNVGGAEVPVRFVQMWLQPDVFDAPPVYGLRRVEPDVGGLTLLASGLARDAGSPALRLRRSDAALWLVTAGPWLPLPELPAAEYRYAHLTAGSLGFRTVRGPQGGGRSMEPGDSARISGDAFADPTAGEHGAELLLWEMHSPLSYG, encoded by the coding sequence GTGACCGACGCAGCCATCCGCCCCCGAACCGACCTGCGCCGCACCGCCGAGCGGTACCTCTCGACCCCGGCGACCGGCATCGAGACCAGGCACGCGTTCTCCTTCTCCGGGCACTACGACCCGAGGAACACCCACTTCGGCGCCCTGCTGGCCTGCAACGAGGAACGGCTCGCGCCCGGCGCCGGCTTCGACGAGCACCGCCACCGCGACACCGAGATCGTCACCGTGGTGCTGGAGGGCGCGCTCGCCCACCGCGACAGCGACGGCCACAGCGGAGTGGTGCGCCCCGGCATGGTGCAGCACCTCGGCGCCGGCTCCGGCGTCACCCACACCGAGCGCAACGTGGGCGGCGCCGAGGTGCCCGTCCGCTTCGTCCAGATGTGGCTCCAGCCGGACGTCTTCGACGCGCCGCCCGTGTACGGGCTGCGCAGGGTGGAACCGGACGTCGGCGGGTTGACGCTGCTGGCCTCCGGCCTCGCCCGCGACGCCGGCTCGCCGGCCCTGCGGTTGCGCCGTTCGGACGCCGCGCTCTGGCTGGTCACGGCCGGCCCCTGGCTGCCGCTGCCCGAGCTGCCCGCCGCGGAGTACCGCTACGCGCACCTGACGGCGGGCTCGCTGGGCTTCCGTACCGTCCGGGGCCCGCAGGGCGGCGGGCGTTCGATGGAGCCCGGCGACAGTGCCCGGATCAGCGGCGACGCCTTCGCCGACCCGACGGCCGGCGAGCACGGCGCCGAGCTGCTGCTCTGGGAGATGCACTCGCCCCTCTCGTACGGCTGA
- a CDS encoding beta-ketoacyl-ACP synthase III, producing MTTPQIRPATGAAFSRILGVGGYRPVRVIPNSEVLNWIDSSDEWIRSRSGIAERRWAGPEESVAEMSVQAAGKAIAQSGISAEQIGGVIVATVSHLKQTPAIATEIAQRLGCGTAPAFDISAACAGFGYGLGLADGMIRGGSAEYVLVIGVERLSDLTDTSDRSTAFIFGDGAGAVIVGPSDTPGIGKVIWGSDGSQRDVISQTQAWDTAFAKQDAVNGVGEEQKWPALRMDGQPVFRWAVWEMAKVAQQALDAAGITADQLGAFIPHQANMRITDAMIKALKLPASVPVARDIAETGNTSAASIPLAMERMLESGEARSGDLALIIGFGAGLVYAAAVVTLP from the coding sequence ATGACCACCCCACAGATCCGGCCCGCCACCGGCGCGGCGTTCTCGCGCATCCTCGGTGTCGGCGGATACCGCCCGGTCCGGGTGATCCCGAACTCCGAGGTGCTGAACTGGATCGACTCCTCCGACGAGTGGATCCGCAGCCGCAGCGGGATCGCCGAGCGCCGCTGGGCCGGCCCGGAGGAGAGCGTCGCCGAGATGTCGGTGCAGGCCGCCGGCAAGGCGATCGCGCAGTCCGGGATCTCGGCGGAGCAGATCGGCGGCGTGATCGTCGCGACCGTCTCGCACCTCAAGCAGACCCCGGCCATCGCCACCGAGATCGCCCAGCGGCTCGGCTGCGGGACGGCCCCGGCCTTCGACATCTCCGCGGCCTGCGCCGGCTTCGGCTACGGCCTGGGCCTGGCGGACGGCATGATCCGCGGCGGCAGCGCCGAGTACGTGCTGGTGATCGGTGTCGAGCGGCTCAGCGACCTGACCGACACCTCGGACCGCTCGACCGCCTTCATCTTCGGTGACGGCGCGGGCGCGGTCATCGTCGGCCCGTCCGACACGCCGGGGATCGGCAAGGTCATCTGGGGCTCGGACGGCTCCCAGCGGGACGTCATCTCGCAGACCCAGGCCTGGGACACCGCCTTCGCCAAGCAGGACGCCGTCAACGGCGTCGGCGAGGAGCAGAAGTGGCCGGCCCTGCGGATGGACGGCCAGCCGGTCTTCCGCTGGGCGGTCTGGGAGATGGCCAAGGTGGCCCAGCAGGCGCTGGACGCCGCCGGGATCACCGCCGACCAGCTCGGTGCGTTCATCCCGCACCAGGCCAACATGCGGATCACCGATGCCATGATCAAGGCGCTCAAGCTCCCCGCGTCGGTACCGGTGGCCCGCGACATCGCCGAGACCGGCAACACCTCGGCGGCCTCCATCCCGCTGGCGATGGAACGCATGCTGGAGAGCGGTGAAGCCCGGAGCGGCGACCTTGCCCTGATCATCGGGTTCGGGGCGGGTCTGGTCTACGCGGCGGCAGTCGTTACGCTCCCCTAG
- a CDS encoding acyl carrier protein, with translation MATTKDEVLEGLAEIVNEIAGIPAEDVELDKSFTDDLDVDSLSMVEVVVAAEERFDVKIPDDEVKNLKTVGDAVDYILANA, from the coding sequence ATGGCTACCACCAAGGACGAGGTCCTGGAAGGTCTCGCTGAGATCGTCAACGAGATCGCCGGTATCCCGGCCGAGGACGTCGAGCTGGACAAGTCCTTCACGGACGACCTGGACGTCGACTCGCTGTCCATGGTCGAGGTCGTCGTGGCCGCCGAGGAGCGGTTCGACGTCAAGATCCCGGACGACGAGGTCAAGAACCTGAAGACCGTCGGCGACGCCGTGGACTACATCCTCGCCAACGCCTGA
- a CDS encoding WYL domain-containing protein gives MKADRLLSILLLLQTRGRVTAGELADRLEVSVRTVYRDVEALSAAGVPVYTERGRHGGVTLLPGYRTDVTGLTGDEARALFVLAAEGAHRALGLDGALGSALRKVMAALPAPHRPAAERTSERVLVDPARWMRTGPDTATDLGELQRAVFADRRLRLLYRHSGAAGPAEYTVDPYGLVSKAGVWYLVADLAGEPRLFRADRALAAETLEEPVRHRPGITLGEAWAGLRERVERLPVEVTVRLRVRRERLDMFVRIHGALLAAPPPAPAGEWTELVMGFRAVPAVRALLAFGADVEVHSPPEARRELALAAAEAVRLYGRDAAAPGPAGTDAALGAQREDAGR, from the coding sequence ATGAAAGCCGACCGGCTGTTGTCGATCCTGCTGCTGCTCCAGACCCGCGGACGGGTGACCGCCGGCGAGCTGGCCGACCGGCTGGAGGTGTCCGTCCGGACCGTCTACCGGGACGTCGAGGCGCTCTCCGCGGCCGGCGTGCCGGTCTACACCGAGCGCGGGCGGCACGGCGGCGTCACCCTGCTGCCCGGCTACCGCACCGATGTGACCGGCCTGACCGGCGACGAGGCCCGGGCGCTGTTCGTGCTGGCCGCCGAGGGCGCGCACCGAGCGCTCGGGCTGGACGGCGCGCTCGGCTCCGCCCTGCGCAAGGTGATGGCCGCGCTGCCCGCCCCGCACCGCCCGGCCGCCGAGCGGACCAGCGAACGCGTCCTGGTCGACCCCGCGCGCTGGATGCGGACCGGCCCGGACACCGCCACCGACCTGGGCGAGCTCCAGCGGGCCGTGTTCGCCGACCGCAGGCTGCGGCTGCTCTACCGGCACAGCGGCGCCGCCGGGCCGGCCGAGTACACCGTCGATCCGTACGGCCTGGTGAGCAAGGCCGGCGTCTGGTACCTGGTGGCCGATCTGGCCGGCGAGCCGCGGCTCTTCCGGGCCGACCGCGCGCTGGCGGCCGAGACCTTGGAGGAGCCGGTGCGCCACCGGCCGGGAATCACCCTGGGCGAGGCCTGGGCCGGGTTGCGGGAGCGGGTGGAGCGGCTGCCGGTCGAGGTGACGGTACGGCTGAGGGTCCGCCGGGAGCGGTTGGACATGTTCGTCCGGATCCACGGCGCCCTGCTGGCGGCGCCGCCGCCAGCCCCGGCGGGCGAGTGGACCGAGCTGGTGATGGGATTCCGGGCGGTGCCGGCCGTCCGTGCGCTGCTGGCCTTCGGCGCGGACGTCGAGGTGCACTCCCCGCCCGAGGCCCGCCGGGAGCTGGCCCTGGCGGCCGCCGAGGCGGTGCGGCTCTACGGGCGGGACGCGGCGGCGCCCGGTCCGGCGGGGACGGACGCGGCCCTCGGGGCGCAGCGGGAGGACGCCGGTCGGTGA
- a CDS encoding alpha/beta hydrolase, with translation MRRRRWKRVLIGAFAGCAVLVDAGAAAAQAAASTEQVAIATPPAGSAAWVQDHSLGRALPDPATTSAGTVATFFASLKPAELDRLLTEYPLVVGNFDGAPLDVRYRANRLAVAAERERARARAADHSLDSADRALALSRANDCDHLLQAGRQILAFDPRGRGLVSEVFGDLAHARRISVLVPGSDADLGHHDQASEPLRSPAGMARALLAEEQRQAPDTVSAVVAWTGYVTPSGLGPDAVTSRLADVAAPRLERLLGGLKETTSPAAPPALFCHSYGSVVCGIAAPDIPPATGADGEPAGITDVVVFGSPGMGVESAAELGGGVQVWATRNPTDWIGNVPYLEFGGLGHGADPTGAGFGAEEISSAGAAGHNGYLTTGTHSLQNFASIALGHYRAVSHTLATES, from the coding sequence ATGCGCCGAAGGCGTTGGAAGCGTGTACTGATCGGTGCCTTCGCGGGCTGCGCGGTCCTCGTGGACGCCGGAGCGGCCGCCGCCCAGGCCGCCGCCTCCACCGAACAGGTCGCCATCGCGACACCCCCGGCCGGCAGCGCCGCCTGGGTGCAGGACCACTCCCTCGGGCGCGCCCTCCCCGACCCGGCCACCACCTCGGCCGGCACCGTCGCCACCTTCTTCGCCTCGCTGAAGCCCGCCGAGCTGGACCGGCTGCTCACCGAATACCCGCTGGTGGTCGGCAACTTCGACGGCGCCCCGCTGGACGTCCGCTACCGCGCCAACCGGCTGGCCGTCGCCGCCGAGCGCGAACGCGCCCGGGCCCGGGCCGCCGACCACTCGCTGGACTCCGCCGACCGCGCGCTGGCCCTCTCGCGCGCCAACGACTGCGACCACCTGCTGCAGGCCGGCCGGCAGATCCTGGCCTTCGACCCGCGCGGCCGCGGCCTGGTCAGCGAGGTGTTCGGCGACCTCGCCCACGCCCGGCGGATCTCCGTCCTGGTCCCCGGCTCGGACGCCGACCTCGGCCACCACGACCAGGCTTCCGAGCCGCTGCGCTCCCCCGCCGGGATGGCCCGCGCGCTGCTCGCCGAGGAGCAGCGCCAAGCTCCCGACACGGTGAGCGCGGTGGTGGCCTGGACGGGCTATGTCACCCCCTCCGGCCTCGGCCCGGACGCCGTCACCTCGCGGCTCGCCGACGTCGCGGCCCCCCGCCTGGAGCGACTGCTCGGCGGCCTCAAGGAGACCACCTCCCCGGCCGCCCCGCCGGCCCTGTTCTGCCACTCGTACGGCTCGGTGGTCTGCGGGATCGCCGCACCGGACATCCCGCCCGCCACCGGCGCGGACGGCGAACCGGCCGGGATCACCGACGTGGTGGTGTTCGGCAGCCCGGGCATGGGCGTGGAGAGCGCGGCCGAGCTGGGCGGCGGTGTCCAGGTCTGGGCGACCCGCAATCCCACCGACTGGATCGGCAACGTGCCGTACCTGGAGTTCGGCGGGCTCGGCCACGGCGCCGACCCGACCGGCGCCGGCTTCGGCGCCGAGGAGATCTCCTCGGCCGGGGCGGCCGGCCACAACGGGTACCTGACGACGGGCACCCACAGCCTGCAGAACTTCGCCTCGATCGCGCTCGGCCACTACCGGGCGGTCAGCCACACCCTGGCAACGGAGAGCTGA